In one Anaerohalosphaeraceae bacterium genomic region, the following are encoded:
- a CDS encoding PEP-CTERM sorting domain-containing protein (PEP-CTERM proteins occur, often in large numbers, in the proteomes of bacteria that also encode an exosortase, a predicted intramembrane cysteine proteinase. The presence of a PEP-CTERM domain at a protein's C-terminus predicts cleavage within the sorting domain, followed by covalent anchoring to some some component of the (usually Gram-negative) cell surface. Many PEP-CTERM proteins exhibit an unusual sequence composition that includes large numbers of potential glycosylation sites. Expression of one such protein has been shown restore the ability of a bacterium to form floc, a type of biofilm.): METKKSVILQLAAVLLLTAAALGQVREGLFQIDLYTPEQVAWDRQLNSGYDSTWYRYPQPNAPQPLPWWNQWFWNDPYIPGGKWVRVFFDYKLLIPDLPGDVFITINWTNGLWVGQNTPPIWSDPPGYDPEMYIERLSDPQYNLNPEQWRLHLPPGTQPGRWDSGKIWLPIDYNPEWVSVDVQGMGNVGIWNGVILHECVPEPSTLSLLAVAGAVVIRFKK, from the coding sequence ATGGAAACCAAAAAAAGCGTCATTCTTCAGCTGGCGGCCGTTCTCCTGCTGACTGCCGCAGCCCTCGGCCAGGTCCGGGAAGGTCTGTTCCAAATCGACCTGTACACTCCGGAGCAGGTCGCCTGGGACCGCCAGCTCAATTCCGGCTATGACAGCACCTGGTATCGGTATCCCCAGCCGAATGCTCCTCAGCCCCTGCCCTGGTGGAATCAATGGTTTTGGAATGACCCCTATATCCCCGGCGGCAAATGGGTGCGCGTCTTCTTTGACTACAAGCTGCTGATTCCGGACCTGCCGGGAGATGTTTTCATCACCATCAACTGGACAAACGGGCTCTGGGTTGGGCAGAATACACCTCCGATTTGGTCCGACCCGCCCGGCTATGACCCGGAAATGTACATCGAGCGGCTTTCGGACCCGCAATACAATCTGAATCCGGAGCAGTGGAGACTTCATCTTCCGCCCGGAACCCAGCCCGGACGCTGGGACAGCGGAAAGATTTGGCTGCCGATTGACTACAATCCGGAGTGGGTGTCCGTCGATGTACAGGGGATGGGCAACGTGGGCATCTGGAACGGTGTGATTCTCCACGAGTGTGTTCCGGAACCGTCCACGCTGAGTCTTCTGGCTGTGGCTGGAGCGGTGGTGATTCGGTTTAAGAAGTAA
- the cimA gene encoding citramalate synthase, translating into MEKVAIYDTTLRDGMQAEGISFSLEDKLLIARKLDEFGIDYIEGGFPLSNPKEEQFFAAMAERPLQHAQLAAFGSTRRAGQKPEEDAGLQALLRCGAGVLTIVGKSWDLHVKEVLRCSLEDNLRLCSDSVAYLKKQGRKVFFDAEHFFDGYKNNPEYALSVLQAVAEAGADVLVLCETNGGCLPTEVFDITQTVCRTLSGVTVGIHTHNDTECAVANSLAAVQAGARQVQGTINGLGERSGNANLCSIIPNLTLKLGYETVGPQRLAGLTELSRFVFEVANLPPIPNLPYVGESAFAHKGGLHIDALRKNEKTYEHIHPSLVGNERKFLISELSGSSNVLDKLERKKITADRQTAARILKAVQDLENAGYQFETAEASFDLLVKKTLGEYVPCFELLKYHIDVERNPDGTMVTEATVKLRVDGKVEHVVAEGDGPVNALDTALRKALEGFYPSLREMSLVDYKVRVVNAKAGTAAKVRVVIESRDRTDLWGTVGVSENIIEASWLALVDSVEYKLLKDRQKQKAVC; encoded by the coding sequence ATGGAAAAAGTAGCCATATACGATACAACGCTGCGGGATGGGATGCAGGCCGAGGGCATCAGTTTTTCGCTGGAGGACAAGCTCCTCATCGCCCGAAAACTGGATGAATTCGGTATCGATTATATCGAAGGCGGGTTTCCTCTCAGCAATCCCAAGGAAGAGCAGTTTTTTGCCGCGATGGCGGAGCGGCCGCTTCAGCATGCCCAGCTGGCCGCTTTCGGAAGCACTCGCCGTGCCGGCCAGAAACCCGAAGAAGATGCCGGTTTGCAGGCCCTTCTGCGCTGCGGGGCCGGCGTGTTGACGATTGTCGGAAAAAGCTGGGACCTGCACGTGAAGGAAGTGCTCCGCTGCAGTCTGGAGGACAATCTTCGTCTTTGTTCCGATTCCGTTGCCTATCTGAAAAAACAGGGCCGTAAGGTCTTTTTTGACGCAGAGCATTTTTTTGACGGATATAAAAACAATCCGGAGTATGCCCTGAGCGTTCTTCAGGCCGTCGCCGAGGCCGGGGCGGATGTGCTGGTGCTTTGTGAAACCAACGGGGGCTGCCTTCCGACAGAGGTTTTTGACATTACGCAGACGGTTTGCCGGACCCTGAGCGGAGTGACCGTCGGCATTCATACGCATAACGATACGGAGTGCGCCGTGGCCAATTCTCTGGCGGCGGTGCAGGCGGGGGCCCGCCAGGTGCAGGGGACGATTAATGGGCTGGGGGAGCGAAGCGGCAATGCGAATCTGTGCTCAATCATTCCGAATCTGACGCTGAAGTTGGGGTATGAAACGGTCGGCCCGCAGCGGCTTGCAGGGCTCACGGAGCTGTCCCGCTTTGTTTTTGAAGTGGCCAACCTGCCGCCGATTCCCAATCTGCCGTATGTCGGCGAAAGCGCCTTTGCTCACAAAGGCGGGCTTCATATCGATGCACTCCGCAAAAATGAAAAGACGTATGAGCATATCCATCCGTCTCTGGTGGGCAACGAGCGCAAATTTCTGATTTCCGAGCTGTCCGGCTCCTCCAATGTGCTGGACAAGCTTGAGCGGAAAAAAATTACGGCTGATCGGCAGACAGCCGCCCGGATTCTCAAGGCGGTTCAGGACCTCGAAAACGCCGGATACCAGTTTGAAACGGCGGAGGCCAGTTTTGATTTGCTCGTGAAGAAGACCCTCGGCGAGTATGTTCCCTGTTTTGAGCTGCTCAAATATCATATTGATGTGGAGCGCAACCCCGACGGGACAATGGTCACAGAGGCTACCGTCAAGCTTCGGGTGGACGGGAAAGTCGAGCACGTTGTGGCGGAGGGAGACGGTCCGGTCAATGCGCTGGATACGGCTCTGCGCAAGGCCCTGGAGGGGTTTTATCCGTCGCTGCGGGAAATGTCGCTGGTGGATTACAAAGTCCGCGTAGTCAATGCCAAGGCGGGCACGGCCGCCAAAGTGCGTGTGGTGATTGAAAGCCGGGACCGCACCGACCTGTGGGGAACGGTGGGCGTTTCGGAGAATATCATCGAGGCCAGCTGGCTGGCCCTGGTGGACAGCGTGGAATACAAGCTGCTCAAAGACCGGCAGAAACAGAAGGCCGTATGCTGA
- a CDS encoding TIM barrel protein, which produces MNRRTFLGTSLVTGAAFSSALKAAEQSASSQTGPFKLRYAPELGQFRHHAGEDPIDQIKFMHEQGFRAFFDNGLMGKSPDLQEKIAKAAAQYGMMIGPFVAEAQFGQRTFVMPSRSVRNQLVSKMKQAVETSKRTGAKWALVVPGQYDQSLEWDYQTANVVENLKYCAEVCEPEGLTIVIEPLNPKSHPGLFLTKVSQAFQICQAVGSPACMIVNDLFHQQITEGNLIHNIDTAWSRIAAFHIGDVPGRMEPTTGEINYRNIFKHLYQKKYEGVLCMEHGTSKPGKEGELARIQAYRICDAFEL; this is translated from the coding sequence ATGAATCGGCGAACTTTTTTAGGCACGTCGCTGGTGACCGGAGCCGCTTTTTCCAGTGCCCTCAAAGCGGCTGAACAATCCGCCTCCAGTCAAACCGGCCCGTTCAAGCTTCGGTATGCCCCCGAATTGGGACAATTCAGGCATCACGCCGGCGAAGACCCGATTGACCAGATTAAGTTTATGCATGAGCAGGGGTTCCGGGCGTTTTTTGACAACGGGCTGATGGGCAAAAGTCCGGATTTGCAGGAGAAAATCGCGAAGGCTGCCGCCCAATATGGGATGATGATAGGTCCCTTTGTCGCCGAAGCCCAGTTCGGCCAGCGGACGTTTGTGATGCCGTCCCGGTCGGTCCGCAATCAGCTGGTTTCCAAAATGAAGCAGGCCGTCGAGACGTCCAAACGCACCGGCGCCAAATGGGCCCTGGTGGTTCCCGGCCAGTATGACCAGAGTCTGGAGTGGGATTACCAGACGGCCAATGTCGTTGAAAACCTCAAGTATTGTGCGGAGGTCTGTGAGCCGGAAGGCCTTACGATTGTGATTGAGCCGCTGAATCCCAAGAGTCATCCGGGCCTGTTTTTAACAAAAGTCTCGCAGGCCTTTCAGATTTGTCAGGCCGTCGGCAGTCCCGCCTGTATGATTGTCAATGACCTCTTTCATCAGCAGATTACGGAAGGCAATCTGATACACAACATCGACACGGCCTGGAGCCGGATTGCGGCCTTTCATATCGGGGATGTGCCCGGTCGGATGGAGCCGACCACCGGCGAAATCAATTACCGGAATATCTTCAAGCACCTCTATCAGAAAAAGTATGAGGGGGTGCTTTGTATGGAGCACGGCACCAGCAAACCCGGCAAAGAAGGGGAGCTGGCTCGGATTCAGGCATATCGAATTTGTGATGCATTTGAACTGTAA
- a CDS encoding DUF1080 domain-containing protein: MRFGTAFVAVCLSMLASGCAERIRLFNGYNLDGWKFYTDDPGVVVSQVWSIRNGVLRCEGRPHGYLRTTRPFSHYKLTLEWRWPQEPTNSGVLVHGSGEDRIWPTCYEAQLRSGDAGDIIIIGEELSLTADGQVLRPEDSRYLRLPRRRPSSEKKPPQWNRYEIICRDNTLELIVNGVRQNRAEGLSAASGFIALQSEGSPIEFRNIVLEKLR; this comes from the coding sequence ATGCGGTTTGGAACGGCTTTTGTTGCAGTGTGTCTCAGTATGCTGGCTTCCGGATGTGCGGAGCGAATCCGGCTGTTCAACGGCTACAATCTGGACGGCTGGAAGTTCTATACGGATGACCCGGGGGTGGTTGTGTCGCAGGTCTGGAGCATTCGGAACGGTGTTCTCCGCTGCGAAGGACGCCCCCACGGCTATCTGCGGACAACCCGACCGTTTTCCCACTACAAACTGACCCTCGAATGGCGCTGGCCGCAGGAGCCGACCAACAGCGGCGTTCTTGTGCACGGCTCGGGAGAGGACCGAATCTGGCCGACCTGTTATGAGGCACAGCTGCGAAGCGGGGATGCGGGCGACATTATAATTATCGGGGAGGAATTGTCGCTGACGGCGGACGGTCAGGTTCTTCGTCCGGAGGATTCCCGGTATCTGCGCCTGCCGCGCCGCCGGCCGTCCAGTGAGAAAAAACCGCCCCAGTGGAACCGATATGAAATCATCTGTCGGGACAATACGCTGGAGCTGATTGTAAACGGTGTGCGGCAGAATCGGGCCGAAGGCCTTTCTGCGGCGTCCGGTTTTATCGCGTTGCAGTCCGAAGGCTCCCCCATCGAGTTTCGCAATATCGTTCTTGAAAAGCTTCGATAA
- a CDS encoding Gfo/Idh/MocA family oxidoreductase: MNPQNPSNLTRRDFLKTTAAAASVSLWPSASSLFAAGQEKIRLALIGCGGRGNGALKDCLQAASSLGMTAEITAVADFFRDRAQKTAQEHKVSPERCFDGPLAYQKALATEADVVLLVAPPIFRPRHFEAAIAAGKHVFMEKPVAVDAPGSRKILEIGKTAVSKGLAVCVGAQRRYQASYLQTKYAIDQGAIGTILSGQVWWCMGHLWFNRRRPGESDADYMVRNWVSFTEMSGDHIVEQHFHNIDVANWFLGKTPRQCVGFGGRARRKTGNQFDFFSVDYDYGGGVHIHSMCRQVDGCYNRVAEFFTGTQGTTAGSGPVNPSSGARPDVPDLKLHENPYVQEHISLLKSIRDGKPLQDAQWAAETNLTAIMGRISAYTGQLVRWQDLTDPQSRSPWYNLALSPTAEDFENGTVKAPADDVFPIPGTEPNA, encoded by the coding sequence ATGAATCCGCAAAATCCATCCAATCTGACGCGTCGGGATTTTCTGAAAACAACGGCGGCCGCCGCTTCCGTTTCGCTGTGGCCGTCGGCCTCTTCGCTGTTTGCCGCCGGACAGGAAAAAATCCGTCTGGCCCTGATCGGCTGCGGCGGACGAGGCAACGGAGCGTTAAAAGACTGTCTCCAGGCCGCCTCCTCGCTGGGCATGACGGCGGAAATTACCGCGGTGGCGGACTTTTTCAGGGACCGTGCGCAAAAGACCGCACAGGAGCATAAGGTCTCGCCGGAGCGATGTTTTGACGGTCCGCTGGCTTACCAGAAGGCCCTGGCCACAGAGGCGGATGTCGTGCTTCTGGTTGCGCCGCCGATCTTTCGTCCCCGCCATTTTGAAGCGGCGATAGCGGCCGGCAAGCATGTCTTTATGGAAAAGCCGGTTGCCGTGGATGCGCCGGGGTCCCGGAAGATTCTTGAAATCGGCAAAACCGCCGTTTCCAAAGGGCTGGCTGTATGTGTCGGTGCGCAGCGGAGGTATCAGGCGTCTTATCTGCAGACCAAATATGCAATTGACCAGGGGGCCATCGGAACCATTTTATCCGGTCAGGTCTGGTGGTGTATGGGGCATCTGTGGTTCAACAGACGGCGTCCCGGGGAAAGCGATGCCGATTATATGGTTCGCAACTGGGTCAGCTTCACGGAAATGTCGGGAGACCACATTGTCGAACAGCACTTCCATAATATTGACGTGGCCAACTGGTTCCTCGGCAAGACCCCTCGTCAGTGTGTCGGCTTCGGCGGCCGAGCCCGCCGAAAGACCGGCAACCAGTTTGATTTCTTCAGCGTCGATTACGACTACGGCGGCGGGGTTCATATCCACAGCATGTGCCGACAGGTGGACGGCTGCTACAATCGGGTGGCCGAATTTTTCACCGGCACGCAGGGCACCACGGCCGGAAGCGGTCCGGTCAATCCTTCCTCCGGCGCACGGCCGGATGTGCCGGACCTAAAACTGCATGAGAATCCGTATGTTCAGGAGCATATTTCGCTGCTCAAGAGCATCCGGGACGGCAAACCCCTGCAGGATGCCCAGTGGGCGGCGGAAACAAATCTAACGGCGATAATGGGGCGAATCAGTGCTTATACGGGTCAGTTGGTTCGCTGGCAGGACCTGACGGACCCGCAGTCCAGGAGCCCCTGGTACAATCTGGCTCTTTCTCCGACGGCGGAGGATTTCGAGAACGGCACGGTCAAAGCACCGGCGGATGATGTCTTTCCGATTCCGGGAACAGAGCCGAATGCCTGA
- the ppk1 gene encoding polyphosphate kinase 1 — MGKKSEEKLNRPDSFFNRELSWLEFNRRVLQQAQNPKLPLLERVKFLAIFASNLDEFFMVRVAGLRQQAASDIRKKDPSGRTPAEQLEEISIRCHQMVAEHARTMHQVFAELRENGLILLRRKELTLEQKSALKTYFESEIFPVLTPISLTELDPPPLLSALQIFVAMVLEPQEKDQPPSILAVPVPDIFKRFPAIPSSGPTTLIPLEELIIEFAGMLCPNRTIRSVGCFRITRDADVPIQTDEAGDLLETMEEAVRERLRRAAVRLQISSNPAPELLRWLQEHLDLQPADIYETDALLGARSLWEIAERPGFERLKLADWPPQPPADLPEDEDLWETIRDHDVLLVHPYESFDPVVRLLKEAAEDPQVLAVKQTLYRTSGDSPIIRALEKAAENGKEVTVLVELKARFDEQRNIQWARRLEDAGCIVIYGVMGLKTHAKALLIVRREQGRIQRYVHLSTGNYNDKTARLYSDIGLISADPDLARDTASFFNLLTGLSESVGWSKLVIAPTAMRKRLLELIEREIQLSTPDRPGLIMAKLNALEDKQMCQALYRASQAGVKIRLNIRGICCLRPGVKGLSENIEVVSIVDRFLEHARILYFDNGGRPEVYLASADWMGRNLDKRLELLFPITAPGPQKRLIQMLELYMEDNCQSWQLLPDGSYKLKDTKGKPIRAQQILYEQAIEAARQNRKTQGRFRPIKQEKEA; from the coding sequence ATGGGAAAGAAATCTGAAGAAAAACTCAACCGCCCGGACTCGTTTTTCAATCGAGAACTCAGCTGGCTTGAATTCAATCGACGCGTGCTTCAGCAGGCCCAGAATCCCAAGCTGCCTCTGCTGGAGCGCGTCAAATTCCTGGCGATTTTTGCCTCCAATCTGGATGAATTTTTTATGGTTCGGGTGGCCGGTCTTCGCCAGCAGGCCGCTTCGGACATCCGAAAAAAAGACCCCAGCGGAAGAACCCCCGCCGAGCAATTAGAAGAAATCAGCATCCGCTGCCATCAGATGGTGGCCGAGCATGCCCGAACAATGCATCAGGTTTTTGCGGAGCTGCGGGAAAACGGATTGATTCTCCTTCGCCGCAAGGAACTGACTCTCGAACAGAAATCGGCCCTCAAGACTTATTTTGAATCCGAAATCTTTCCGGTATTAACCCCCATCTCTCTGACAGAACTGGACCCGCCGCCCCTGCTGAGTGCCCTGCAGATTTTTGTTGCGATGGTCCTGGAGCCACAGGAAAAAGACCAGCCGCCGTCCATTCTGGCTGTTCCGGTGCCGGACATCTTCAAGCGTTTTCCGGCCATCCCCTCTTCCGGACCTACCACACTGATTCCGCTGGAAGAATTGATTATTGAATTCGCCGGGATGCTGTGCCCGAACAGAACCATTCGCTCCGTTGGATGTTTTCGGATTACACGAGATGCCGATGTGCCGATTCAGACGGACGAAGCCGGCGACCTGCTGGAAACGATGGAAGAAGCGGTGCGTGAACGGCTCCGGCGGGCAGCCGTACGGCTGCAGATTTCCTCCAACCCCGCACCGGAACTGCTCCGCTGGCTTCAGGAACACCTGGACCTTCAGCCGGCGGACATCTATGAAACCGATGCCCTGCTGGGCGCCCGCAGCCTGTGGGAAATCGCCGAACGTCCGGGTTTTGAACGGCTCAAACTTGCAGACTGGCCGCCCCAGCCGCCGGCCGATTTGCCTGAAGATGAGGATTTGTGGGAAACCATCCGCGACCATGATGTTCTGCTGGTGCACCCGTACGAAAGCTTTGACCCGGTAGTCCGCCTTCTCAAAGAAGCCGCTGAAGACCCGCAGGTGCTGGCGGTCAAACAGACGCTGTACCGAACCAGCGGCGACTCTCCGATTATCCGGGCCCTCGAAAAAGCCGCCGAAAACGGCAAAGAGGTCACCGTGCTCGTGGAGCTGAAGGCAAGGTTTGACGAGCAGCGAAACATTCAATGGGCACGCCGTCTGGAAGATGCCGGCTGCATCGTCATTTACGGGGTCATGGGATTGAAAACCCATGCCAAGGCCCTGCTGATTGTGCGTCGGGAACAGGGCCGCATCCAGCGGTATGTCCATCTGTCAACGGGCAATTACAACGACAAAACCGCCCGGCTTTATTCGGATATCGGCCTGATCAGCGCAGACCCCGACCTGGCTCGCGATACCGCATCGTTTTTCAACCTCCTGACGGGGCTGTCCGAATCCGTCGGCTGGTCAAAACTGGTCATCGCCCCGACGGCCATGCGAAAACGGCTTCTCGAACTGATTGAGCGGGAAATTCAGCTTTCCACGCCGGACCGCCCGGGGCTGATTATGGCCAAACTCAACGCACTCGAAGACAAGCAGATGTGCCAGGCGCTTTATCGGGCTTCCCAGGCAGGTGTGAAAATCCGCCTGAATATCCGCGGAATCTGCTGCCTTCGGCCCGGTGTAAAAGGGCTGTCCGAAAACATCGAGGTCGTTTCCATCGTGGACCGTTTTCTCGAACACGCCCGCATCCTGTACTTCGACAACGGCGGACGCCCGGAGGTTTATCTGGCCAGCGCCGACTGGATGGGCCGAAACCTGGACAAACGGCTGGAACTGCTGTTCCCGATTACAGCCCCCGGTCCCCAAAAACGGCTCATTCAAATGCTCGAACTGTATATGGAAGACAACTGTCAATCCTGGCAGCTTCTGCCCGACGGTTCCTACAAACTCAAAGACACCAAAGGCAAGCCCATTCGGGCCCAACAGATCCTTTATGAACAAGCCATAGAAGCCGCCCGGCAAAACCGGAAAACTCAGGGCCGTTTCCGCCCCATCAAACAGGAAAAAGAGGCCTAA
- a CDS encoding Ppx/GppA phosphatase family protein: protein MDTAIAMTEQDGKPISTPDASILAAIDIGTNSIRMSIGQVLSDGRVEVLERLQRAVNLGHDAFRHGHLERDTIRAAISILREFKRRIDFYGARRIWTAATSALREARNADVFVDRVLLSTGLEVDILDPTEQGRLTVLAVQEALKNDLSLMGQQTLITEVGGGSTMLTFLKNGQITASQGLGLGSIRLQEILEPAGGSWMQTSEFIRREIESILSPLESLMPLRSVKTFLALGADARFAADQIGTPLPNPFFRKVSRSKFKRLLEKLKSFSPEQLARQYDLPYTEAETLVPALLIYQELLEATSAKEWLVSSVSMRDGLLIELSRRSSGRQEQAFRQEAIQSALSLAEKYKVNLDHAQRTAACAVRLFDALKSEHGLTDRHRLLLEIAALLHEIGMFVSARAYHKHTLYLILNSEIFGLSREEVQIVAHTARYHRRGTPKPTHTEFLNLSRENRLAVNKLAPLLRLAKAMDLEEMRQIEQMRLTLQEDSLTIEVPGLSEQSLKTPSIGLGTDFFEDVYGLKIRWLSST from the coding sequence ATGGATACTGCCATTGCTATGACCGAACAAGACGGCAAACCGATTTCAACTCCGGATGCATCGATTCTGGCGGCAATCGATATCGGGACAAACTCCATTCGAATGTCTATCGGCCAGGTTTTGTCGGACGGACGCGTCGAAGTCCTCGAGCGGCTCCAGCGGGCTGTGAATCTCGGACACGATGCCTTTCGGCACGGACATCTCGAACGGGATACCATTCGGGCCGCCATCAGCATTTTGCGGGAATTTAAGCGGCGAATTGATTTTTACGGCGCCCGGCGCATCTGGACCGCCGCCACCAGCGCCCTGCGGGAGGCCCGCAACGCCGATGTCTTTGTGGACCGGGTCCTGCTGAGCACCGGTCTGGAAGTGGATATTTTAGACCCCACGGAACAGGGACGTCTGACCGTTCTGGCTGTACAGGAAGCCCTCAAAAATGACCTGTCTCTGATGGGACAGCAGACCCTGATTACCGAAGTCGGCGGCGGAAGCACCATGCTCACTTTTCTCAAAAATGGGCAGATTACCGCGTCCCAGGGGCTGGGACTTGGCTCGATACGGCTTCAGGAAATTCTCGAACCGGCCGGCGGCAGCTGGATGCAGACCTCTGAGTTTATCCGACGGGAAATCGAGTCCATCCTCTCTCCGCTCGAATCCCTGATGCCGCTCCGGTCCGTCAAGACCTTTCTGGCCCTCGGAGCCGACGCCCGTTTTGCAGCCGACCAAATCGGGACCCCCCTGCCCAATCCTTTTTTCCGGAAAGTGTCCCGTTCCAAATTCAAACGTCTGCTGGAAAAACTGAAGAGCTTTTCGCCTGAACAGCTGGCTCGGCAGTACGACCTGCCCTATACAGAGGCGGAAACCCTCGTGCCGGCCCTGCTGATTTACCAGGAGCTTCTGGAGGCCACATCCGCCAAAGAATGGCTCGTCTCGTCCGTTTCCATGCGGGACGGCCTGCTGATTGAATTGTCCCGACGAAGCAGCGGACGCCAGGAACAGGCCTTTCGGCAGGAAGCAATCCAGTCCGCTCTTTCGCTGGCGGAAAAATATAAGGTCAATCTGGACCATGCTCAGCGGACGGCGGCCTGCGCCGTTCGGCTCTTCGATGCCCTGAAATCTGAACACGGCCTTACGGACAGACATCGCCTTCTTCTCGAAATCGCCGCCTTGCTCCACGAAATCGGGATGTTCGTCTCGGCCCGTGCCTATCACAAACATACGCTTTATCTGATTCTCAATTCGGAAATTTTCGGATTAAGCCGTGAAGAGGTGCAGATTGTCGCCCATACTGCCCGCTACCATCGGCGGGGCACCCCCAAACCGACGCATACGGAGTTTCTGAATCTGTCCCGTGAAAACCGCCTGGCCGTCAACAAACTGGCCCCCCTGCTGCGTCTGGCAAAAGCTATGGATCTTGAAGAAATGCGGCAGATTGAGCAAATGCGTCTGACTCTGCAGGAGGACAGCCTGACGATTGAGGTTCCCGGCCTTTCCGAACAATCCCTGAAAACCCCCTCGATCGGACTGGGAACCGACTTCTTTGAAGACGTCTATGGTCTGAAAATTCGCTGGCTCAGCAGCACATAG
- a CDS encoding HD domain-containing protein: MDNPRLEIIAQAESFADRCGAEREHRQQVHRLSMKLFDLFAETLKLDESDRFILQCAAILHDIGWCTGQQGHHKQSMRMILEDATLPLTPEERTRIALTARYHRKSLPKNDHPVYSNLRPDEQKRIAALAALLRIADGLDSSHQSCIQDIQALRNSQLLILSCRSRQDASEEMQAAQKKSDLLAQILAQPVKIVCEAPR; this comes from the coding sequence ATGGACAATCCCCGGCTTGAAATCATTGCACAGGCGGAATCCTTCGCAGACCGCTGCGGTGCTGAAAGAGAGCACCGTCAGCAGGTGCATCGGCTTTCCATGAAACTTTTTGACCTGTTTGCAGAGACCTTAAAACTCGATGAGTCGGACCGCTTTATACTCCAATGTGCGGCAATCCTGCACGACATCGGCTGGTGTACAGGGCAGCAGGGACATCACAAACAATCGATGAGAATGATTCTGGAAGATGCCACCCTGCCGCTGACGCCGGAGGAACGCACCCGGATTGCTCTGACCGCCCGCTACCATCGAAAATCCCTGCCGAAAAACGACCATCCGGTGTACAGCAACCTGCGTCCAGACGAACAGAAACGCATCGCCGCCCTGGCCGCCCTCCTGCGGATTGCCGACGGACTGGACAGCAGTCATCAAAGCTGCATTCAGGACATCCAGGCCCTCCGGAACAGCCAGCTGCTGATTCTTTCCTGCCGAAGCCGCCAGGATGCGTCTGAAGAAATGCAGGCTGCACAAAAAAAATCTGACCTACTGGCCCAGATACTGGCTCAGCCGGTGAAGATTGTCTGTGAAGCACCCCGATGA
- a CDS encoding CHAD domain-containing protein: MEQQINQSIYELAGQTLCRYAEAIAKNLEGTLQAEDIEPVHQVRVACRRLRTALRLFAVCLDKKLLRRWRKESKRLLKGFQKARDLDVQIQFLNDFLPQIPPSKKDVLPGLKRLLLRLRQQRQRFQKRLLKSIDRFRRENILSEIFAETERLKQMQGPAPASGLPSAADLAKTAVREAMERTLALLPCLQEKENIQGHHRLRIAVKRLRYTLEILQPVFQEEGGRWIQPLKKMQTLLGDLNDCAVWLEQIEQFSTDEEKRTQEYFGHARPFKRLEPGIEFLRRNRKQQWQVLYREASAYCRKLEKDRFWDQLAEAAASSNAIPLQQTYGQSPA; this comes from the coding sequence ATGGAACAGCAAATCAATCAATCGATATATGAACTGGCCGGGCAGACTCTCTGCCGGTATGCAGAGGCAATCGCCAAGAATTTGGAAGGGACTCTGCAGGCCGAGGACATCGAACCGGTCCATCAGGTCCGAGTTGCCTGCCGGCGGCTCCGCACGGCGCTGCGTCTTTTTGCCGTCTGTCTGGACAAAAAACTCCTCCGACGCTGGCGAAAAGAAAGCAAACGACTCCTAAAGGGTTTTCAAAAGGCACGCGACCTCGACGTGCAGATCCAGTTTCTGAATGACTTTTTACCCCAAATCCCCCCGTCAAAAAAGGATGTACTGCCCGGCCTGAAACGGCTGCTGCTTCGTCTTCGACAGCAGCGGCAGCGATTCCAAAAACGTCTTCTGAAAAGCATTGACCGTTTCCGTCGAGAAAATATTTTGTCGGAAATTTTCGCCGAAACGGAACGGCTCAAGCAGATGCAGGGGCCGGCTCCAGCATCCGGGCTGCCGTCTGCGGCGGACCTGGCCAAGACCGCTGTGCGGGAAGCAATGGAGCGCACGCTCGCCCTTCTTCCCTGCCTGCAGGAAAAAGAAAACATCCAGGGGCATCACCGGCTGCGGATTGCCGTCAAGCGGCTCCGTTATACCCTCGAGATTCTTCAGCCTGTTTTCCAAGAGGAGGGCGGGCGATGGATTCAGCCGCTCAAGAAAATGCAGACCCTTCTGGGCGATTTAAATGACTGCGCCGTATGGCTGGAACAAATCGAACAATTTTCTACAGACGAAGAAAAACGCACCCAGGAGTACTTCGGGCACGCCCGTCCTTTTAAAAGACTTGAGCCCGGGATTGAGTTCCTGCGCCGGAACCGAAAACAGCAATGGCAGGTCCTGTACCGAGAGGCTTCCGCCTACTGTCGAAAACTGGAAAAAGACAGATTCTGGGACCAACTGGCGGAAGCTGCCGCTTCTTCGAATGCAATCCCTCTCCAGCAAACGTATGGACAATCCCCGGCTTGA